The Chthoniobacterales bacterium genome includes a window with the following:
- a CDS encoding DmsC/YnfH family molybdoenzyme membrane anchor subunit, whose translation MLVSDESLIEKLLAEQQSLTAVERFSQKHNQVQGHSQQRYYRDLIPLSRPQAGEQYAFAVDLDKCTSCKACVSACHSMNGLDEGEAWRDIGLLRIADESVAYQQTVTTACHHCLDPACAEGCPVLAYEKDEETGIVHHLDDQCIGCQYCTLKCPYDVPKYNKKRGIVRKCDMCHQRLAVGEAPACVQACPSGAIAIQIVSQETLRKNLQPGDRLLPGAFDSSYTRPTTSYTSAHPANGQPADGGKIRIEHAHWPLVFMLVLTQAAVGIFVVNGLLLHQATVNIVGFALLNLGLGLSVLHLGQPLKAWRAFLGWRKSWMSREIMAFSAFAGLASALTAWGYLGLLPFSLPSFLQKLTIPLIWTTIIMGVAAVSTSCMIYVDTRRPFWSWPMTFLKFFGTAIGLGLAIAGFWNSSLTLIGCGVLLMIGLSELALLKNPALTKSSAILFGPLASLQWARALLLVLALCSAGTPLVAITALLLAQLIERACFFMAGVAHRMPGGI comes from the coding sequence ATGCTTGTCTCCGACGAAAGCCTGATCGAAAAACTGCTGGCCGAACAGCAGTCGCTGACGGCGGTGGAACGTTTCTCGCAAAAGCATAATCAGGTGCAGGGCCACTCGCAGCAGCGCTACTATCGCGACCTAATTCCGCTCAGCCGACCACAAGCTGGCGAGCAATATGCCTTTGCCGTCGATCTCGACAAATGCACCAGCTGCAAGGCCTGTGTAAGTGCGTGCCACTCGATGAATGGCCTCGATGAGGGCGAGGCCTGGCGCGACATCGGCCTGCTGCGAATCGCCGACGAAAGCGTGGCTTATCAGCAGACTGTAACGACCGCCTGCCATCATTGTCTCGATCCGGCCTGCGCGGAAGGCTGCCCCGTACTAGCTTACGAAAAAGATGAGGAAACCGGCATCGTCCATCACCTCGATGATCAATGCATCGGCTGCCAGTATTGCACTTTGAAATGTCCCTACGACGTTCCGAAGTATAACAAGAAGCGCGGCATTGTTAGAAAATGCGATATGTGTCATCAGCGCCTGGCTGTCGGCGAGGCCCCTGCCTGTGTGCAGGCCTGCCCGAGCGGCGCGATAGCGATTCAGATAGTTAGCCAGGAGACGCTGCGGAAAAATCTGCAACCCGGCGACCGTCTGCTGCCGGGCGCTTTTGATTCGAGTTACACTCGACCCACCACGAGCTATACGAGCGCACATCCAGCCAACGGTCAACCGGCGGACGGAGGCAAAATCCGGATCGAGCACGCGCATTGGCCGCTGGTCTTCATGCTCGTGCTCACGCAGGCTGCCGTGGGAATTTTTGTGGTCAACGGACTGCTGCTCCATCAGGCAACGGTTAACATCGTGGGCTTTGCCTTGCTGAATTTAGGCTTGGGTTTGAGCGTATTGCACCTCGGTCAGCCGCTGAAAGCCTGGCGCGCTTTTCTTGGCTGGAGAAAATCCTGGATGAGCCGCGAGATCATGGCGTTCTCCGCATTTGCCGGGCTAGCGTCGGCGCTGACAGCCTGGGGTTATCTGGGTTTGCTGCCGTTTTCGCTCCCAAGTTTTCTCCAGAAACTAACCATTCCCCTCATCTGGACAACGATCATTATGGGAGTCGCCGCTGTGTCCACTTCCTGCATGATCTACGTCGACACCCGCCGACCATTCTGGAGCTGGCCGATGACGTTTCTGAAGTTCTTTGGAACCGCCATTGGACTCGGACTGGCTATCGCTGGCTTCTGGAACTCGTCTCTAACCTTGATTGGCTGCGGGGTTCTTCTAATGATTGGCCTCTCTGAGCTAGCATTGCTAAAAAATCCTGCCCTAACCAAATCCAGCGCGATTCTTTTCGGACCGCTGGCCAGCCTGCAATGGGCGCGTGCCTTGTTACTCGTTTTGGCGCTCTGCAGCGCAGGCACTCCCCTGGTTGCTATCACCGCCCTTCTCCTCGCCCAACTTATCGAGCGCGCCTGCTTTTTCATGGCTGGCGTCGCGCATCGCATGCCCGGCGGAATATGA
- a CDS encoding NirA family protein: MELPFAEVAGHPLNQEQTQYLTGFFAGAAARGLRFSDADATPAPASRVSLDDLILEERIKRELHPLDAYPVLLEHASANKAPDKEDLFRFKWNGLFFLTPNKEAYMARLRIPGGVLQSYQLREIASIARELTTGYIQITTRANLQIRLIQPKDAPDVLSRIQHVGLHTRGSGADNIRNLTANPTAGIDPCELIDVLPFCREMGQIILNDRAFYDLPRKFNIAYDGGGLIGTVEDTNDIGAKAVKVGEEIFFRIALGGATGHKAFARDSGVLVKPAELNKVIAAMVRVYIANGNRGDRKKARLKHLLETWTLDQYIGETEKLLGYSLTKTPLELDAIRHASQELPHSHVGIYPQKQRGLHYVGVAIPVGVLNPKQLTRVAEIADLYGSGEIRLTVWQNFIIPNVPEAFVATVQKALRKIGFATEQSHLRSGLIACTGNSYCKLAQANTKDVALELADYLDKKVQLDQPVNIHVTGCPNSCAQHYMGDIGLLGTKTKINGESMEGYHVFVGGGFGKNQAVGRQVFSALTIDALKTTLEKMLRVYLAERQHKETFQAFTMRHDLNALQVLFS, translated from the coding sequence ATGGAACTACCATTTGCCGAAGTCGCGGGTCACCCGCTCAACCAGGAACAGACGCAATACCTCACGGGATTCTTTGCCGGCGCGGCAGCTCGTGGCCTTCGCTTCAGCGACGCGGATGCCACCCCTGCGCCGGCATCCCGAGTGTCCCTCGACGACCTCATTCTGGAGGAACGCATCAAGCGCGAGCTGCATCCGCTCGACGCCTATCCCGTTTTGCTGGAACACGCCTCTGCTAACAAAGCTCCAGACAAGGAAGACCTCTTCCGCTTCAAGTGGAACGGCCTGTTTTTCCTGACTCCTAACAAGGAAGCCTACATGGCCAGATTGCGCATTCCTGGCGGCGTCTTGCAGAGCTATCAGCTTCGGGAAATTGCCAGCATCGCCCGGGAACTCACGACGGGTTACATTCAAATCACCACGCGCGCCAATCTGCAAATCCGGCTCATTCAGCCGAAGGATGCGCCCGATGTTCTCAGCCGCATCCAGCATGTGGGCTTGCACACGCGCGGCTCTGGGGCGGATAACATTCGCAATCTCACTGCGAATCCGACCGCTGGAATCGATCCCTGCGAACTGATCGACGTGCTGCCGTTTTGCCGCGAAATGGGCCAGATTATTTTGAATGATCGCGCCTTCTACGATCTGCCGCGAAAATTCAATATCGCCTACGATGGCGGCGGCCTGATCGGAACCGTCGAGGATACTAACGACATCGGCGCGAAGGCGGTGAAAGTCGGTGAAGAAATCTTCTTCCGCATCGCCTTGGGTGGAGCGACGGGACACAAAGCGTTTGCCCGCGACTCTGGTGTGTTAGTGAAACCTGCCGAGTTAAACAAGGTCATCGCGGCAATGGTGCGAGTCTATATCGCCAACGGCAATCGCGGTGATCGCAAGAAGGCGCGGCTGAAACATTTGCTGGAAACCTGGACGCTGGATCAATACATCGGAGAGACAGAAAAACTGCTGGGTTACAGTCTAACCAAGACCCCATTGGAGTTAGATGCGATTCGGCACGCGAGTCAGGAATTGCCGCATAGTCACGTCGGCATTTATCCGCAAAAACAGCGCGGTCTGCACTACGTTGGCGTGGCCATTCCCGTCGGCGTGCTTAATCCGAAGCAACTCACCCGCGTCGCTGAAATCGCCGATCTCTACGGCAGCGGCGAGATTCGTCTAACAGTCTGGCAGAACTTTATCATCCCCAATGTGCCGGAGGCGTTTGTCGCCACAGTTCAGAAGGCGTTGAGAAAGATTGGATTCGCCACCGAACAGTCGCATCTGCGCAGCGGACTCATCGCCTGCACTGGCAATAGCTACTGCAAACTCGCCCAGGCCAACACCAAGGATGTGGCCCTCGAACTCGCCGACTATCTCGACAAAAAAGTGCAACTCGACCAGCCTGTTAACATCCACGTCACAGGCTGCCCCAACTCTTGTGCCCAGCATTACATGGGCGACATCGGATTGTTAGGAACAAAGACCAAGATCAACGGCGAAAGCATGGAAGGCTATCACGTTTTCGTCGGCGGCGGATTTGGCAAAAACCAGGCTGTCGGTCGCCAAGTGTTCTCGGCACTAACCATCGATGCATTGAAGACCACCCTGGAAAAAATGCTGCGCGTTTATCTGGCCGAGCGTCAGCACAAGGAAACTTTCCAAGCCTTCACCATGCGCCACGATCTCAACGCTTTGCAGGTATTGTTCTCCTAA